The genomic interval TTCTTATGCAGACATTAGGGATCGAGGACTGACTCCGAGTTCTACCATTGCTTGACTCTTGCACCTCAGCTGCATACACAAGAATAGCCGTATATACCCTGACCAGGGCATCCTCGAGTTGCTTCTCTTGCTTGGCTTTTCGCTCGCGGTAATTTGACTCCATTCGAGAATACAGAGCCATCGAGTGGCTCAGGTAGCTGCAGGCTTTGAATGTAGAGTCCGCCAGTTCCTTGTCATGGAGGGCCAACTGCAGGCAGGCTGTTATCAGCATCAACTGAAGCAACATCCATTGGGATACTCGGGCTTTTACCGTAAGACCAAAGGACACGACAGCCCATGCCGCTGAACAATAGCCTGTCGGATCAAATTTGACGACATTATCGAGCAAGTCCTTGAAGGTTAAGGCAGAGAACAATATAGACTTCGCATTCCTAAGAGAGGTTTCACCGTTGTCAGATCCCCAGCGCGCCTTGTAGTTAACCATCTTGGCCTCGGTATTTTCGATGACGAGCCCGACGAGCTCGATCGAATTGGCCCGCGAAGGTTTCTGGTCCTTCGACTTGCCGACCCCCGACCTGCCTTGCAGAAGAGCCCTTTtcgcctcccccagctcGTCCGACTCCCATGCTTCTTTCCAGAAGTCCCGTGCTGACTTGTCGACagcatcgtcgtcgtccttgtCGTCTTCAGGTCTGTTTTCCTCGCTCTCGCTCTCGCTCTCGCCCTTTGGTCCAGTATTGTCGAGCTGCGCAACAGTAGTCAACCCTCGCTCATCGCCGTCATCCTTACTGTCCTTGCAATCTTCTTTGCCAGTTTCAGTACTGGCGGCTGCATTCTTATTGCTCGCAGTCTCAGGAGGTGTTGCTCTTGCCGCCCCTTCATCCACTTCTAATTGCGAGCTTGGTTCATGATTCGGCAGGAGCTCCGCAGGTGCTTCGGTCTTGGTGCGTTCTTGGGTCACTCGCAGTGATAACCACTGACGCACGCTCTTCATCCTAGAAGGCTTTTTTGCCACAGCCTCTCGCTCCATTTTGATCGTGGTGATGGGCAGGATCTTGAATCAAAAGCTGAGGAGTGGCGAACACTTCTTCCGAGTCTGGAAGATCGAGAAAATGGGAACACtggagagaagaaagaggggTAATGCTTGCACGAGTACCTAAAATGGACTTTCAATGCCTCAGCTGCAGCCGCATCATAACCTCCAGCCATTGAAATGTTATTCCGCTACTACTTCAGCCCCTTTGAGATGCAGCCTGCAAGATCGGCATACCAAAACAACTCGAGCCGTCAATCGATTGGAGCCAATAGGAGTGTTGCCGGCCAATCCGGTGGTGAGACAGGTAGCCAGCACAGCAAATATTGGGGTGAAGTGTATGTTTGATTTGCTTGTCTTTTCCACCCGCAGCCTTTATCACCCATGCTTTGAACAACTCGCATGGGCCTACGAGATCATGGCCTTGAGGAACGCGAGGGATTCGGAGTGCTTAACCATCGATATCGATTTGGGTCATACTAAAAGCTGTCTGCGGTGGTAGCTGTCATTGCTTCCAAGACAAAGGGACATGTCATGCTAGAATATGAGATAACGCTCTCAGAAGTCCCATTCAATACCTTTGAAATCTATGTCATCGGGTTGTAAAATGCCGAAGACACCAAGACATTCTGATCAGGCTCTGCCACGTCACGCCGAAAATAGCTGGAATACTTTGAGTGCCACAAGTTCACCCAAAGCTGAACGAGACGAGCTACTCAATGGACAGATTATATCTCATTGGGCAGGTACCCAGAAAGTACGGATTTCTCTGCCACATTTTTTAATTCCTCACGCCAACCTGCACCAAGTATGTAGAGGTCTTCCGAAGTAGACGGGGTTATTGTTCTGCTTGTTTTGTATTCCGAATAGCTCAATTTTCTCTTCCAAACTCCTACAATATATACTCAGTGTCTCTCTTCCAACTGGAAACATTATACCTGCTACGTTCAGGGGGCCCAGATCGTCAATCTTAAATAACGATTGCAGTTATCATATTTGCGACACAACGAAGCTATTTAACAGAGCGTACCAGGGCCATATGTGTAGAAGAAGAGCACCTAATCCACCTGTCAAGCTTACCGAGAGCTCTGCTTCCTTTCTTGATTGAGAACCATTAAATCCTAGCCTGTTCATCTCTGCTAGGCTAAGCCTTGCGTACGAAACATATATCCATCTCTCGCTCCATGAGACTTACGTATTACATGCACTTGATCTGGGAACCTCTACCTCGAGAATCTCAAAAGACTCTGCTGACAATCCGGAGTAGGCAGTGATGTGATTATCCAGTGTAGCATATTCTGAGAAGAAAGACCGTCTCGTACCAAGGAGGAGTTAGGGATTCTCATGATGAAAAATGAAACTCGGGCGGTTTCAGCCACGCTTTTGATCTCCACCGTTCCCGGTGTTCAAGTACTGCCGAGACTCTCCCAAGCCCCAAGACCCCCTATTCATTCTAGCAAAACCAGTTATTTTTCGAATTTGGAAAGCCTTTGTACAATTGACGATGAAACTTCCTGAAAGCTTTTGTGAAGGAGTAGGGGCTCTTGGTGGAGTGGCTCTCGGGTGTGATGTCAGGGATGACCGGTATTTTCTCTCGACTCTGAATCTCACGTGGCCAGGCTAAGTCGAACAGGCACTCGAAATTACTAGGCCCCTTCTCTTGAGCCAAATGTCGCGGTGTATGGCCTTCATTGTCCTTCGCCTTAATCTTCGCACCGCTTGCAAGGAGCATTGCAGTAATTGTCATGCGACCAAACTGAGCGGCAATGTGCAGAGCCGTTTCACCATTGCCTGCTCTTGCATCAATGTCAGCGCCTGCTCTGAGCAGTTTGTTGACAGTCTCAATGTGACCGCGTCCAACGGCGCAGTGTAGCAGAGGTATGGCACCGTCGTGTGACATGATTTCGCTTTGCATGCCAACATCTGCCCCAGCTGTGATGAGATCTTCGACAAGGCCGTAATAGCCATGGGAGACGGCTAAGCCGAGCAATTCGTTTTTCGAAGCGATGTCAAATTAGACGACAAAGTGTGTATCTCGTACGCATTCTTGAATGATTTGTTCTTGATTCCAACTTGCGCGACAAATCATGGAAATCAAGTCTGGCATTTTGCTAAGATCTTTGGCTTGGACGGCTTCAACAACTCTGTCGTGAAGGACTGATCCCAACCTCGATCCATCGTTGTTTTTATCTGGCGACTTTAATTCGTTTGTTGGGAGGACTGTCGATGGGGCAGTAGTGAAGCAGGATTTTGATGATTGCAACACCTTTTGGTCGGTTTCCCGCCGCTAGACTGAAGAACTCCTCCGTGACCGATGGTCGGTAAGTGGTCTTCGAGAACAACGTTCTGAGCACTTCGTCTCCACTGACATCGTTTGAGATTGCCTCTTTGACCAACGCAGTAATATAACCTGGAGGGAGCTCCCGCGACAACCTTTCCAAGTTGGCCAGTATCGCTTCGAGTACCTGACTTCCTTTCCCTTTATTTTTGGCCACAGCCCGAATTCCCATTCGCTGATAGGCAGTCTAGGTCGGCGATCTAAGTTGTGGGCCATTGCTGCATCGCCGTCCAACTCATCCATTGCTGCTAACTGGAGAGCCCTTTCGTTCCAGAATGTGAGACGAGTGCAAAGATCTCGGAGCGAGTTTGGGCGAATTCCTAGCCGGGGTTTCACGtgaaataaaaaagaaaagaccGTTTCCACAACATCCTCGTCCGTCTTTTCGTAGTCTGGCTGAATGATGTTGATCGCATCTGAAGCCAGAGGCAGTAGGGCATATACCAAGTTTTTGTCCCTCGTCGTTTCGCTTCCTCCAATATTCTCCAACAGTGTGTAGAGATCCAGGCATCCACCAAACCAAGAACTTGCTCGAAAGGGCCCAGGCATCATGTCCAATATTCCCTGGCAATGGGGCTCAGGAGCCACCCCAAGCAGAGACGGAGCAAGCCTGAAGATCCTTGCCGAGACGAATTCATTTCCGCAGTATACACTAGCGGCTTTGGATTTGGCGACCTCCTGTAAAATCTATACTCTCCTAAACCACGGTCGACAAAGAAGCTCTTCCAAGCCTTTGCGCTCAAGCCCTGGGTGTCGTTGGTCACTTGCCTCCAAATGTGTCCAAGCAGCCATCCACTGTTCCCCTGTCCACGTCTTCGAGACAGTCCTcctggcctcctcctcaagctgCCTGAGCGCCCGTAAACAGCAGTTTGTGTCAAATCCTGGAGGCCCAAGCCAATAAATAACGCATTCCGCCTCGCTGTATACATCGCCGATGTGCCGGACTTGATGGCCACACTCGACGTCGTGTTCCTGGTCAATACAGATTGCATCTACCCAGACGATGCGATCCTTATCTTTAAGCTGTAAGAAACATAGAGCGTCGTGAAGGCTTCTGGTTACGCCGaatttctttttgttgagcACCACGCTGTATTCTCGGTCCTGACTGCCCTAGACGTAGGAGATTGACTCATAAGATATCACCCTCTCCCGGTCTTGCAAGCGTGCTGTAAACAATTCGCATGGGATTAATGGATCGCGGCCTTTCAGAAGGCGCAGGAGGCGAAAACTTGGTCCGCCGAGGTCGATTGGATCGTAAGAGAAACCACCCTGACGAATGCCGTCTTTGATAACACTGGGTATCTCAACGCTGTTGTCGTTAAGGCCCTCACTGACCACCTTTTCCTTGTTCACATAACCACTGTCGCAGTCATTGGGGTCTGCATGCAATTCTTTGAGGCCAGACTCTTCGACAGCCCCAgagtcaccaacaacaggaTCTTCACCATTAAACTCGTCAAGTGAAGAGTCATCGCTGCAGTATATGTAAGGGGTCATTGCGCGTCAGCTCTAAACCTAGCCAATCACCTTGTACGATACTGAAACAATATATTTAGCGGGATTGAGCTCGTGAATATAGTCTGGGTGTTGAGAGAACATGGCAAGAGAGAGATTGCAGCCTTCGAGGCATCACGCTGTGCCACATCACGCCAAGGGCGCCTGTGTTGCCGCCACAGATGGTTACACAGAGATAGTGCGAACGGCCCCCGTTGGCCAGGTACGATCTCACCAAGTCACAGAACCAACATTTTCCATATTGAAAAACCCCGTTGGAATACCACTACCTAATGGGATAACAATGTGTGCTAGCATAGGTAGAAAATGGCAACCTACAGGACTACTATACCTGCATCAGTTGCGACACAATGACTGGTCTCACTTGGTCAGGCCTTTTAACCTGCCTCTCTATATCGATGCCACTTAATAGGGACTGTTTTGCGAAGTTCTTTTTCAGGTAATATCATACAATCGATTCCATGTTTCCCCAAGATCAAAGTATAACAGAGACCTTGAGAGGATCTACAGGGTATAAGTCAACTTCTGTGACTGATAATGAGCGACAAGTATATTCAAAGAGCGTCCCAATCTACCCTATCTACCCTGACATCTTCcgtgtcaccaccacccatgtATATCCAGCCCATCTACTATCTTATCAGATACATACTTAATCCCCACCCTTTTTCCAACGCACCCAGGTTCTTACTCATAAATCACACGCCACTGACCTGGAGCCACgtactccaccaccgcctttCTTTTGAGTCTAGGCGGCAGAGTAGCGACGAAAGCCTGTGCTGCTTCCTGGGTGGTATAGTAGGTTTCGTCGGAGTCGTTTTGAGCAacagctccaccaccaccaccgctgccaccaccactaccgcTGCTGCCGACGACCTGTGTAGAACCTGTAGTAGCACGCTTGCCGAAAATTGAGCCTGAAGGGGCGGACAGTGCGTCATTGTCGCGGGGGAGAACAGCTGCGCTGCCCAGAGCTGCTCCAGCGAGGCCGATcgcgaggatgagaaggttGTTTTGCTTCATTTTGGGAGGAAGGTTCTGAGGAAAAGCGAgatttggagagggaagagtTTGGAATAGGTGGGTagttgtgatggtgttggaagCTTGCCAGAAGCTCGATAGATGGATTTTGGGGTTGTATAATGGAAGCTTGCCAGAAGCTTGTCTGATGATTGAAGGAGAgttgagaagatggagaccTGCCAGAAGTCACCagaaggctgagaaggaaTGATGCGTGATGCTGGAAACTAAGACCCATCTTTCGAGGAGAGTGGAAGGCTTCTTATAGGTCTGATCACTGTTTTCTCGCCTGGTTTCATTCATAAAGCTATCGGAACCAGAGGCCTCTGCAGTGATTCGGACATGGTGATACTCGGAGGTCCTCTGTTTTCGAAACACGACAGCATACCGGGTGAGATGTTTTCTGGACTATTCTTTGACGTTGATGTTCGACGGCTAGCTGATAGAATGACTGTACGACATGCCTCTTCTAGTAATTCTGCCATTCGTTTAGTGAGCATGCGATTCGGAGGATCAGGGTTTGTCAGCTAACCACCTAATCTTAACTCAAGCCAATGGGCCTGTCAGACGGAGTATGACAGGTCTCGCCTGCAGTGATCAGTGCCGTCGGAATGTGTAAACCTACGAATAGGTTTTACTAGTGTCATTATGTATTCCCAAACTTCCACATATTGTCCTTTTAGTGAGTGAAAGACCTTGAAGCTAGGTCATTGAAAATTCTAAGTAGAAATATGGAGGACGTACAGCATGCACAACCTTACCTACGTAGTAGGCCATGGTGTCGATGTAGGAAAGAAGCTCAAAAAGCCTGGCAACCCCAGCACTGCAAAAGCTGACACTCCCGGCCTCAGTAACTTATGTCAGCAGATCTTGAGCAAAATTTCCGCCTATACATTATTATGAAGAGAGTATGAGATGTGGGTCAGGCGCAAGGGTGCCGGCTTCACTAAATGCTACGTTGACATAGCCCCTTTTTTCGGCCGAAAATATACGATCGAATATCATTCTTCATGAACCATGTTATCACAGGATTTCCTGTCTGTCGTTTGCCTTACACAGTCCCGCTAAGGTAGCGACTTGAAATGCCAGGACATCCCTATAGGGCTGCGGACGGGTGCAAAGAATAAGGATCTGAGATGAGACAGCTGCCGAGCTGCGCAGATGAGTTCTTATTTACTGGAACCTATTCAACAGTGGCTTGAAAATTATTCTGGAGAATGAGCCCGGAATTATAGCTTGATGTTTACATCATGCGTCTTCGCTACCTTAAGTAACGAGAAAGCTGCCTTGGGATTGACGGCTGAGTCAGACTGCCGGCGGAAACTCACCGTTCCGTGATGTGTTTACTGCAAATCTATTCAATGTCGTAGTAGGATCTAGAGACATATGTGCAATTAACTTCCCCG from Podospora pseudoanserina strain CBS 124.78 chromosome 6, whole genome shotgun sequence carries:
- a CDS encoding hypothetical protein (EggNog:ENOG503P5U0; COG:S), producing MTPYIYCSDDSSLDEFNGEDPVVGDSGAVEESGLKELHADPNDCDSGYVNKEKVVSEGLNDNSVEIPSVIKDGIRQGGFSYDPIDLGGPSFRLLRLLKGRDPLIPCELFTARLQDRERVISYESISYV